TAATGAGCATCTTGATGGAGGAAAGCTAGATAGACTTTGTCAAGTTTCCGTATTTCTCCTAGTTTTAAATCTTCCATTAACATAGGATTTATAGGAATCTTTCCCTCAACCGTTGAAGTAAATTGATTTGTGTCATAGTCATAGGTTAATACAAATACATGCTCAAGCTCAAGGTGCAGTGAAACTTCCTGTGCAAACCTTTCTAAAAGCTCATCTAATTTAATCGTTTTGCCAATTCTATCTACAGCAATATATAACTGATGTATATAATCACCTTTAGTAGAAAATAATATTTTGCGCTTGCGATAATCTACCTTCTCTTTTATGTAGAAAAGAACAACTAACGATAAAAAAGTAAACAATGAAATACCTGATATCACAGTCATCGTTAAAAATTTTCCAGCGATCCAATACAAACCAAAAGCAAACCACAAAGTAAATATTAAAGAAAATATTACATAGTACCGAAGTCTTGTAATGTGATATTCAATATCAAATAATCGTTCCGCTAGTTGAGTAAAAATAAAGCTAAATGGGATCAACAGTAAAAATAAAGCACTGATTTCAGCGGAAAGTATATATTGATTAAAAAATATAAGTGGAAATGCATAAAGAAACAAGAATGGAAGAAAAGGAATCATTACGCCATTTAACAAAATTTTCAACTGAGGTGATTTATATTTAAAATAGCTTAGCAATAAAATACCAAGTATAGTAATAAGAAAAAGTAAGAAAACAGTTAAAACAATATTTGAAAGGAAACCATGCAAGTCATAATAAATAATGCCAATGTAGCCAAATAGCATCGCTATAATAGGTAGTAGATAAAATAGTTTGATATTGTTAGAAAGTATCCAATTTGCCTTTAAAAAAACAAAATAATCTCTCAAGAAATGTAAAAACAATACTAAACATAATAGCATACTTCCTCGATTGACGATAATGCCTATACTGTTTAGACTGCCTGATGCGCCGCTACTAAGATAAGCTATGGAGACAGATAGCATAAATAAAATAAGCAATCTTAATAGCGAAGTGTTTTTTTGTTTACAATACAAATAAAGGACAATAAAAAATGTTAAAAAATAGTAACACCCTGGAATTACCAATACAAAATAAAAATGCTCAGTAAAATCTAAACTACTTACTTCTACGTCGATTGTTTGACCATCAGGCTTCAAAATAGTTAACGTATTTGCCGCCCTAATAACAAAATCATCTTTGACATAAGGAATTGCGTTAATTGGAACATTATCTATTTTTAAAATCATATCATTCGTCGAAATCTCTTGCCCATTCAATAATGGTCCATATGAATTTTCTACTACCCAGTTTCCATTTATTTCTTTAATATCTATACCCAAATAAGGCTTGCTATAAGTAACATATAGCAGGTAGAAACCTAGCAGAATGTAAACACTTATAGCAAGCATAAACCATTTTCGTATAATTATATTTAGTTCCAGATTGTATGTTGTAGACATAGTTCTTCTTCGAATGAGTCAAGTATAGCCTGTTGTTCAGTTGCTGAAAAACCAATTAATGCGACTTTCTGTTCTTTTAACAGTGATACTAGTGCTGGGTTTTGTTCTAGATACTGAATTACATTAATCATAAAAATCTCTCCTCATCTCATTAGTTTTATTAGGTATTCTTTACCTACTTTGTTTATAGCAACATTTTCGAGATTATTCAATGCTTTTAGCTTATAGAGGTTCTTAATCGTAATGGCATAACGTATTGCGCCACCATTTTGCAACTCATTTTCTATAGCATTTTTATCCAAAAATGTAACTATATCTTCATTATAATAGTTTATCACATATTTTGAAACACTATTATTTTGTGACATTAGATAAATAATTGGTAACGAATATTTTTTATTTAAAAGGTCATTCTTAGGGCCCCATGTTTTTAAACCTTGAATATCATTTTTTATTTGTTGAATAATACCTATATATTTTCCATAATCTTCTATTTCAGCAGTCATTTCTCCTTTGGCAAGTGCTTCACCGATAACACAACTCATTGCTGTTAGGGAACCTGATTTTTGATCAATCATTTGTAAATAGGATTGCTCATCTTGGCAATCATTGAGTACATCTAACTGCTGGCCACTAATACTTCGCAAAGCATATTCTTGTAATAATCGAAGGGCCATATTTTTATGTT
This DNA window, taken from Lysinibacillus sp. FSL M8-0337, encodes the following:
- a CDS encoding ATP-binding protein, which codes for MLAISVYILLGFYLLYVTYSKPYLGIDIKEINGNWVVENSYGPLLNGQEISTNDMILKIDNVPINAIPYVKDDFVIRAANTLTILKPDGQTIDVEVSSLDFTEHFYFVLVIPGCYYFLTFFIVLYLYCKQKNTSLLRLLILFMLSVSIAYLSSGASGSLNSIGIIVNRGSMLLCLVLFLHFLRDYFVFLKANWILSNNIKLFYLLPIIAMLFGYIGIIYYDLHGFLSNIVLTVFLLFLITILGILLLSYFKYKSPQLKILLNGVMIPFLPFLFLYAFPLIFFNQYILSAEISALFLLLIPFSFIFTQLAERLFDIEYHITRLRYYVIFSLIFTLWFAFGLYWIAGKFLTMTVISGISLFTFLSLVVLFYIKEKVDYRKRKILFSTKGDYIHQLYIAVDRIGKTIKLDELLERFAQEVSLHLELEHVFVLTYDYDTNQFTSTVEGKIPINPMLMEDLKLGEIRKLDKVYLAFLHQDAHYKRALVLGHNNSIHLKEEELLWLELLLLYVNNFIENTKMVEELLEELKHMKQADDGQLPWLNKLLWLRFEEEKYQLAQELHDTNLQEQLHIAREIDVLINAKDTLEIQQKLVKIHQQMVTSLHDLRAYCENLKPPLLDTLGLNAALEKLIRKVTERASFLLIYTIDRLYLEDERMNLMIYRLFQELLNNALKHSYATTVEIHLKEMDNGFEIIYQDDGVGCNVNDIIVAESMGIRGMQERVKAFNGHFYMETHINKGMFIRITVKEGSDTLDNDAHSG
- the comX gene encoding competence pheromone ComX, which codes for MINVIQYLEQNPALVSLLKEQKVALIGFSATEQQAILDSFEEELCLQHTIWN
- a CDS encoding polyprenyl synthetase family protein, with translation MKDIDGRINESLDMLIENDAMLGDELKTMLKRFKAEKVDTGYSFGKLCFWHYEAFVDCLNDDIYKVAAAIELLILSYDIIDDLQDKDSDYIWSKTPELALNVALAMLVMSSKAIHNTTFEHKNMALRLLQEYALRSISGQQLDVLNDCQDEQSYLQMIDQKSGSLTAMSCVIGEALAKGEMTAEIEDYGKYIGIIQQIKNDIQGLKTWGPKNDLLNKKYSLPIIYLMSQNNSVSKYVINYYNEDIVTFLDKNAIENELQNGGAIRYAITIKNLYKLKALNNLENVAINKVGKEYLIKLMR